The following nucleotide sequence is from Hevea brasiliensis isolate MT/VB/25A 57/8 chromosome 7, ASM3005281v1, whole genome shotgun sequence.
TGAAGAGAAGATGATTATGAGATCTCAGATAGGCTCAAGGCCTCCAAGATGCGAGCGAAGGTGCAGTAACTGTGGACGTTGTGAGGCTATTCAGGTGCCTACAAATCCCCAAGTAAATCATGGCAACATAAACTACCCAACAGTCTCCAACATTGTTTATGCAAGAGGAGATGACTGGTCCAACTACAAGCCAATGAGTTGGAAGTGCAAATGTGGAGATTTAATCTTCAACCCTTGATTATATTTCTTAATTATATGAGCTTCCCTAGGTGTTGacaacaaaatt
It contains:
- the LOC110642012 gene encoding EPIDERMAL PATTERNING FACTOR-like protein 2, which encodes MGCSHNLLLCQRLGYVTISFLFLLISSSTHVRFKTEGRANPKSATFPKTENEEKMIMRSQIGSRPPRCERRCSNCGRCEAIQVPTNPQVNHGNINYPTVSNIVYARGDDWSNYKPMSWKCKCGDLIFNP